A single Curtobacterium sp. MCJR17_020 DNA region contains:
- the deoC gene encoding deoxyribose-phosphate aldolase, giving the protein MDNAAFPVTTDAVRGLIDHAILKPELTRSDVDAQLDEAAAYRVFSVCVRPSDVAYAVERLQGTGVGVGTVIGFPHGTTSTAAKVAESLQALADGAFELDMVQNIGVAKSGDWERVEQDVRAVVDAAGSTVVKVILETAFLTDDEIVAASRAAQSAGAAFVKTSTGFAGGGATTEHIALMRRTVGADTGVKASGGVRGLDTLLEMVDAGANRIGTSASARILDEVAHRVETGAASSQGDDTSSY; this is encoded by the coding sequence GTGGACAACGCAGCCTTCCCCGTCACCACCGATGCCGTCCGCGGCCTCATCGACCACGCGATCCTGAAGCCCGAGCTCACCCGCTCGGACGTCGACGCCCAGCTCGACGAAGCCGCCGCGTACCGGGTCTTCAGCGTGTGTGTCCGGCCCAGCGACGTCGCCTACGCCGTCGAGCGTCTTCAGGGCACCGGCGTCGGCGTCGGGACGGTCATCGGCTTCCCGCACGGCACCACGTCCACCGCGGCCAAGGTCGCCGAGTCGCTGCAGGCCCTCGCCGACGGTGCCTTCGAGCTCGACATGGTGCAGAACATCGGCGTCGCGAAGTCCGGCGACTGGGAGCGCGTCGAGCAGGACGTCCGCGCCGTCGTCGACGCAGCCGGGTCCACCGTCGTCAAGGTCATCCTCGAGACCGCGTTCCTGACGGACGACGAGATCGTCGCAGCCTCGCGTGCCGCCCAGTCCGCCGGTGCCGCGTTCGTGAAGACCTCCACCGGGTTCGCCGGCGGCGGGGCGACGACCGAGCACATCGCACTGATGCGCCGCACGGTCGGTGCCGACACGGGCGTCAAGGCCTCGGGCGGTGTCCGCGGGCTCGACACCCTGCTCGAGATGGTGGACGCCGGGGCCAACCGCATCGGCACGAGTGCGTCCGCGCGCATCCTCGACGAGGTCGCGCACCGCGTCGAGACCGGTGCCGCGTCGTCGCAGGGCGACGACACCAGCTCCTACTGA
- a CDS encoding SDR family oxidoreductase, with product MQVLVTGATGYIGGRLVPRLLEAGHSVRVFVRNPRKLQDVPWSSDVDVAEGDLQDADAVRAAVDGVEAVYYLAHAMGADGDFESAERQAAETMAHAAKRAGVSRFVYLGGLHPDGDLSKHLRSRKEVGEILLRSGVPTIAYQAGVVIGSGSTSFEMIRHVTDVLPWMPAPRWVRNRIQPIAVRDVLYYLVAALDVPADVNRTFDIGGPDVLRYGQMLNGYAVEAKLRQRPITVLPVLTPRLAAHWFNAVTPIPRKLATPIIESLQFECVQREHDIDDVVPQPEGGLTSYRRAVRLALNKMRSGEVQTSWRSATLSSASADPMPTDPDWAGHTVYVDDRKRHSTASAEDVWRVVESIGGENGWYSFPLAWVARGWMDKVAGGVGLSRGRRDQDRLEQGDALDWWRVERLERGHYLRLRAEFKSPGRAWLEMTVTPSPEGGSDYHQRAIYFPQGLPGRLYWYGILPFHGIIFPGMVERITAAAERESDNAESTQRNRTQHNGSPEPANEEAA from the coding sequence ATGCAGGTCCTCGTCACCGGCGCCACCGGGTACATCGGCGGTCGTCTCGTCCCCCGTCTCCTCGAAGCCGGACACTCCGTGCGCGTGTTCGTGCGCAACCCCCGGAAGCTCCAGGACGTCCCGTGGAGCAGCGACGTCGACGTCGCCGAAGGAGACCTGCAGGACGCAGACGCGGTCCGCGCCGCGGTCGACGGCGTCGAGGCCGTGTACTACCTCGCCCACGCGATGGGTGCCGACGGCGACTTCGAGTCCGCGGAACGGCAGGCGGCCGAGACGATGGCGCACGCGGCGAAGCGCGCCGGTGTCAGCCGGTTCGTCTACCTGGGCGGTCTGCACCCCGACGGCGACCTGTCGAAGCACCTGCGCAGCCGGAAGGAGGTGGGGGAGATCCTGCTCCGCTCCGGCGTGCCGACGATCGCCTACCAGGCCGGCGTCGTCATCGGTTCCGGCAGCACCTCGTTCGAGATGATCCGGCACGTGACCGACGTCCTGCCGTGGATGCCGGCACCGCGGTGGGTGCGCAACCGCATCCAGCCGATCGCCGTGCGCGACGTCCTGTACTACCTGGTCGCGGCGCTCGACGTCCCCGCCGACGTCAACCGCACCTTCGACATCGGCGGGCCGGACGTCCTGCGCTACGGGCAGATGCTCAACGGCTACGCGGTCGAGGCGAAGCTGCGGCAGCGCCCCATCACGGTCCTGCCGGTGCTCACCCCGCGCCTCGCCGCGCACTGGTTCAACGCCGTCACGCCGATCCCGCGCAAGCTCGCGACGCCGATCATCGAGTCGCTGCAGTTCGAGTGCGTCCAGCGCGAGCACGACATCGACGACGTCGTCCCGCAGCCCGAGGGCGGGCTCACGTCGTACCGCCGAGCCGTCCGACTGGCCCTGAACAAGATGCGCTCCGGCGAGGTGCAGACGAGCTGGCGGAGCGCCACCCTGTCGAGCGCCTCGGCCGACCCGATGCCGACCGACCCGGACTGGGCCGGCCACACCGTCTACGTCGACGACCGGAAGCGTCACTCGACCGCCTCGGCGGAGGACGTCTGGCGCGTCGTCGAGTCGATCGGCGGCGAGAACGGCTGGTACTCGTTCCCGCTCGCCTGGGTCGCGCGCGGCTGGATGGACAAGGTCGCCGGCGGTGTCGGGCTCAGCCGTGGCCGTCGCGATCAGGACCGACTCGAGCAGGGCGACGCACTCGACTGGTGGCGCGTCGAACGCCTCGAGCGCGGTCACTACCTGCGGCTCCGCGCCGAGTTCAAGTCACCCGGGCGCGCCTGGCTCGAGATGACCGTGACCCCGAGCCCCGAGGGCGGCAGTGACTACCACCAGCGGGCGATCTACTTCCCGCAGGGCCTGCCCGGCCGGCTGTACTGGTACGGGATCCTGCCCTTCCACGGGATCATCTTCCCCGGCATGGTCGAGCGCATCACCGCGGCCGCCGAGCGCGAGTCGGACAACGCCGAGTCGACGCAGCGCAACCGGACCCAGCACAATGGGAGTCCGGAACCGGCGAACGAGGAGGCAGCATGA
- a CDS encoding GDSL-type esterase/lipase family protein yields the protein MTEERSPVLFLGDSITAQGSWDTWLPDEQTLNQGISGDTTDGVLARLDAVVAEQPEVIVLLIGTNDFGNHRASAEHVVRNVETILVTLRRELPGVRLLLVSVLPRQAEYTTKIEEANRHLRQFVATCHAQYLDAWPALADGDHLDDRFTDDGLHLTDEGYRAYLGELVPALERVRGLPPMSRSFTAIDLDEAPA from the coding sequence ATGACCGAGGAACGCAGTCCCGTCCTGTTCCTGGGGGACAGCATCACGGCCCAGGGGTCGTGGGACACCTGGCTCCCCGACGAGCAGACCCTGAACCAGGGCATCAGCGGCGACACGACGGACGGCGTGCTCGCGCGGCTCGACGCGGTCGTCGCCGAACAGCCCGAGGTGATCGTGCTGCTGATCGGCACGAACGACTTCGGCAACCACCGCGCGAGCGCCGAACACGTCGTCCGCAACGTCGAGACGATCCTCGTCACCCTGCGGCGTGAGCTGCCCGGTGTCCGCCTGCTGCTCGTCTCCGTCCTGCCCCGCCAGGCCGAGTACACGACGAAGATCGAGGAGGCGAACCGGCACCTGCGGCAGTTCGTCGCGACCTGCCACGCGCAGTACCTCGACGCCTGGCCCGCGCTGGCCGACGGCGACCACCTCGACGACCGCTTCACCGACGACGGCCTGCACCTCACCGACGAGGGCTACCGGGCCTACCTCGGCGAGCTGGTCCCCGCGCTCGAGCGTGTGCGCGGCCTCCCGCCGATGTCCCGGTCCTTCACGGCCATCGACCTCGACGAGGCCCCCGCCTGA
- a CDS encoding DUF6804 family protein, protein MAARKGRPPVGSSQNGVTAAPVRPAAGAPKIRETPAFTRPALAPSLIAAIVLLACVAIIDSSGFVFARWGVTVLSLIVLVFAVRGKTWWAAVLMAAVAVCWNPLVTVPIPGQVWAALQILVAALFIVVGIAVKVPREADAPRAS, encoded by the coding sequence ATGGCTGCCCGCAAGGGACGGCCCCCGGTGGGGTCGTCGCAGAACGGTGTGACCGCCGCACCCGTGCGACCGGCTGCCGGTGCACCGAAGATCCGAGAAACCCCCGCGTTCACTCGGCCCGCACTGGCGCCGTCGTTGATCGCGGCGATCGTGTTGCTCGCCTGCGTGGCGATCATCGACTCGTCGGGCTTCGTCTTCGCCCGCTGGGGTGTCACGGTGCTGTCCCTCATCGTGCTCGTCTTCGCGGTGCGCGGGAAGACGTGGTGGGCCGCCGTGCTGATGGCCGCCGTCGCCGTCTGCTGGAACCCCCTGGTCACGGTGCCGATCCCCGGCCAGGTGTGGGCCGCGCTGCAGATCCTGGTCGCCGCCCTGTTCATCGTGGTGGGCATCGCCGTCAAGGTGCCGCGCGAGGCGGACGCACCCCGGGCCTCCTGA
- a CDS encoding stealth conserved region 3 domain-containing protein, which produces MNDETEPVTESPLLNPRPSSGGLDRPDVVVRKGRLTLLNGHLTPQQSMIEDLLFLDDALTEADVDHLLIRGNDERPVIAIDERDRQRAESAVMAAAVNEPFYAKPPGEPAVLVQDDGLGPVDEPVLRVFRPRLEPLGRLRYGAETSVQLEFWRLTDTEVLAPVENALMRRSLPVDEFVLVDIERYGRTWRTVEHMFDDHVSDIRFPIDIVFSWVDGNAIEYQRARQAAQATAVLGEGDDAPARFRQIDELKYALRSVHTFAPWIRQIYIATDSPAPHWLADHPKVRIVRSEEFFADPSVLPTHNSQAVESQLHHIPGISEHFIYSNDDMFFGRTVDPSVFFSPGSVSKFILATTRIGLGVNNAARSGFENSARVNRRLLQQRFGAVTTRHLEHAPTPLRSSIMTEMEHEFADEFRATAASRFRAAENISVTNSLYHYYSLLTGRAIVQENADVRYIDTTMQSGLRSLDELLKKRNADFFCLNDGSFPEVSDEERTQRVTDFLERYFPFPAPWERPGA; this is translated from the coding sequence ATGAACGACGAGACCGAGCCGGTGACCGAGAGTCCTCTGCTGAACCCTCGACCGTCCTCCGGCGGTCTCGACCGGCCCGACGTCGTCGTCCGCAAGGGGCGCCTGACGCTGCTCAACGGCCACCTGACGCCGCAGCAGTCGATGATCGAGGACCTGTTGTTCCTGGACGACGCGCTGACCGAGGCCGACGTCGACCACCTGCTCATCCGCGGCAACGACGAGCGTCCGGTCATCGCGATCGACGAGCGCGACCGGCAGCGTGCGGAGAGCGCCGTCATGGCCGCCGCCGTCAACGAGCCGTTCTACGCGAAGCCGCCGGGCGAACCGGCCGTGCTCGTGCAGGACGACGGCCTCGGGCCGGTCGACGAGCCGGTGTTGCGCGTCTTCCGCCCGCGCCTCGAGCCCCTCGGTCGTCTGCGCTACGGCGCCGAGACGAGCGTGCAGCTCGAGTTCTGGCGACTCACCGACACCGAGGTGCTCGCGCCCGTCGAGAACGCACTGATGCGCCGCAGCCTGCCGGTCGACGAGTTCGTGCTCGTCGACATCGAGCGCTACGGCCGCACCTGGCGCACCGTCGAGCACATGTTCGACGACCACGTCTCCGACATCCGGTTCCCGATCGACATCGTCTTCTCGTGGGTCGACGGCAACGCCATCGAGTACCAGCGCGCCCGCCAGGCAGCGCAGGCGACGGCCGTCCTGGGTGAGGGCGACGACGCCCCCGCACGGTTCCGCCAGATCGACGAGCTCAAGTACGCACTCCGCTCGGTGCACACCTTCGCACCGTGGATCCGTCAGATCTACATCGCCACCGACTCACCCGCGCCGCACTGGCTCGCCGACCACCCCAAGGTCCGCATCGTGCGCAGCGAGGAGTTCTTCGCCGACCCGTCCGTGCTGCCGACGCACAACTCGCAGGCCGTCGAGTCGCAGCTGCACCACATCCCGGGCATCAGCGAGCACTTCATCTACTCGAACGACGACATGTTCTTCGGCCGCACCGTCGACCCCTCGGTGTTCTTCAGCCCGGGGTCGGTGTCGAAGTTCATCCTCGCCACCACCCGCATCGGCCTCGGCGTGAACAACGCCGCGCGCAGCGGGTTCGAGAACTCCGCGCGGGTCAATCGTCGCCTGTTGCAGCAGCGGTTCGGCGCGGTCACGACGCGGCACCTCGAGCACGCGCCGACCCCGCTCCGGTCCTCGATCATGACGGAGATGGAGCACGAGTTCGCCGACGAGTTCCGTGCCACGGCGGCCTCGCGCTTCCGTGCTGCCGAGAACATCTCGGTGACCAACTCGCTGTACCACTACTACTCGTTGCTCACGGGTCGCGCGATCGTGCAGGAGAACGCCGACGTCCGCTACATCGACACCACGATGCAGTCCGGGCTGCGGTCGCTCGACGAGCTGCTCAAGAAGCGGAACGCGGACTTCTTCTGCCTGAACGACGGCAGTTTCCCCGAGGTCAGCGACGAGGAGCGGACGCAGCGCGTGACCGACTTCCTCGAGCGCTACTTCCCCTTCCCCGCGCCGTGGGAGCGCCCCGGCGCTTAG